The following coding sequences are from one Treponema parvum window:
- a CDS encoding class I SAM-dependent methyltransferase, producing MDSYQDENAAVIDRWITEGWEWGKPVDHETYMQAKSGQWSVLLTPTKPVPREWLGDLKGKKLLGLASGGGQQMPIFIAAEAECTVLDYSEKQLESERAVANHEGYRINIVRADMSKPLPFADASFDIIFNPVSNCYIEKVEPVFSECFRVLKKGGVLLCGLDIGINYIVDQSEERIINALPFNPLVYDEHRKQLESSGGGWQFSHTIAEQIGSQIRAGFTLTDIYEDTNGEGRLHELHIPSFIATRAVK from the coding sequence ATGGACTCATATCAAGATGAAAACGCGGCGGTAATCGACAGATGGATTACAGAAGGCTGGGAATGGGGAAAGCCCGTCGATCACGAAACTTACATGCAGGCAAAAAGCGGACAATGGTCGGTTTTACTGACACCGACAAAGCCCGTACCGCGCGAATGGTTAGGCGATTTAAAAGGCAAAAAGCTTTTAGGGCTCGCATCGGGAGGTGGTCAGCAAATGCCGATTTTTATCGCAGCCGAAGCCGAATGTACCGTGCTCGATTATTCTGAAAAACAGCTTGAATCGGAACGGGCTGTTGCAAATCACGAAGGTTATCGGATCAACATCGTACGCGCCGATATGTCAAAGCCGCTGCCCTTTGCTGATGCTTCGTTCGACATCATTTTTAATCCGGTGAGTAACTGTTATATCGAAAAAGTTGAACCGGTATTCTCGGAGTGTTTCCGCGTGCTTAAAAAAGGCGGCGTTTTGCTCTGCGGTCTGGATATCGGCATAAACTATATTGTCGATCAAAGCGAGGAACGGATTATCAACGCGCTTCCGTTCAATCCGCTCGTTTACGATGAACACCGCAAACAGCTTGAATCGTCGGGCGGCGGTTGGCAGTTTTCTCACACGATCGCCGAACAGATCGGCTCTCAGATTCGCGCGGGTTTTACGCTTACCGATATCTACGAAGACACAAACGGCGAAGGCCGCCTGCACGAACTGCACATTCCGTCATTCATTGCGACGCGCGCGGTAAAGTAA
- a CDS encoding NAD(P)/FAD-dependent oxidoreductase, with product MDPQEFDYIIIGAGAAGLSAGQYGARAGLRTIILDTSTGGGQALQIAELENYPGVYPPVNGADFAVNMIKQTKAFGVEILQVNVISVDKIKRNFFVKTSKGIFSSLALLIATGATHNTLGIPGENELVGRGVSYCATCDGPFFKDKKIIVAGGGDSACTEAAYLSTISSDVTLVHRRAKLGAQKAVADKVVKTGIAIRYNTNILEIRGKDRVESVLLEDTQSGEKTELPTDAVFIFIGISPCTEIVSTLPADKNGYLITNESMETIVPGLYAAGDVRAKPFRQLITAASDGATAAHEAAKYIYDLKTSEKGSI from the coding sequence ATGGATCCACAGGAATTCGATTACATCATAATCGGCGCGGGAGCCGCAGGGCTTTCGGCAGGACAGTATGGCGCCAGAGCGGGACTGAGAACTATCATACTTGACACGTCAACCGGCGGGGGACAGGCCTTGCAGATCGCGGAACTTGAAAACTATCCGGGCGTATACCCTCCGGTAAACGGCGCAGATTTTGCCGTCAATATGATAAAACAGACAAAGGCCTTCGGCGTAGAAATTTTACAGGTAAATGTGATTTCCGTCGATAAAATAAAACGGAATTTTTTTGTTAAAACTTCAAAAGGGATCTTTTCATCTCTTGCGCTTCTTATTGCGACCGGCGCTACGCACAATACTTTGGGAATCCCGGGTGAAAACGAATTGGTAGGGCGCGGAGTTTCTTATTGCGCAACGTGCGACGGACCGTTTTTCAAAGATAAAAAGATAATAGTCGCGGGAGGCGGAGATTCCGCTTGCACTGAAGCCGCATATCTTTCCACAATATCAAGCGACGTCACTCTCGTACACAGGCGGGCAAAACTCGGCGCGCAAAAAGCCGTAGCGGATAAGGTTGTAAAGACGGGCATAGCCATACGCTATAATACAAACATTCTCGAAATCCGCGGCAAAGACAGGGTGGAATCCGTGCTTTTGGAAGATACGCAGTCGGGAGAAAAAACCGAACTTCCGACGGATGCCGTTTTTATATTTATAGGAATATCGCCGTGCACGGAAATCGTTTCTACCTTGCCTGCGGATAAAAACGGATATTTAATCACAAACGAGAGCATGGAAACCATAGTTCCGGGGCTTTACGCAGCTGGCGACGTACGCGCAAAACCTTTCAGGCAGCTTATCACTGCAGCTTCGGACGGAGCCACAGCGGCGCATGAAGCGGCAAAGTACATATACGATCTTAAAACTTCCGAAAAAGGAAGCATTTAA
- a CDS encoding glycoside hydrolase family 3 protein yields MKKIFALFALLAFCLSAVLFTAKRAIVKTSTRNSEAQTNFAPGSETSSESAEFPVENRSGGAAYRKDQTEIASLADRLPPDITFWSDYPSDILSEALIRRMEDSELLAQIFMFGWAGAEPSELLNQWVSDRGLGSVKIFGWNTDDINLVAKSVSEIQKKAQGRRYKIPLFVATDQEGGWIRHVKGATANTPGNLAIGASGYPFDAWYSGYYINREIHALGINMNFAPSVDLYTKHNSTIIGTRSFGEDPDNSGVLGAAFAAGSMAAGVIPTAKHFPGHGATDEDSHLHLPAIDIDFETWSERELVPFKYLIAEKIPAVMSGHLGFPRITNNGEPASLSKTFLTQILREKLGYEGLIITDDMMMNGDTMYAGSVSNAFRMAIEAGNDIIISSTTAHLNEGLWTSNLARMKSDLAFRETVTKAARRVIKVKLDYFKNKNAAPLYPDTAAIPKRIPDEDGRKFFLEQACRSITPYKADGLPLKQEDAGRVLLAGAFPSYFAEGKKRFPDAAEFRFNYEIGPNETQWMIDNILYTAAAFDTVIFCVHNGRTRQIAERLKSLKESGKKIIILSIMSPENAFSLTWADAILMGYSYSEYTSAALFGALAGEFSPKGVLPVLNE; encoded by the coding sequence ATGAAAAAAATCTTTGCCCTTTTTGCGCTTCTTGCGTTTTGTCTGTCGGCGGTTTTATTCACAGCCAAGCGGGCGATCGTAAAAACGTCGACAAGAAATTCCGAAGCCCAAACGAATTTCGCGCCCGGATCCGAAACCTCTTCAGAAAGCGCCGAATTTCCTGTCGAAAACCGTTCAGGCGGCGCCGCATATCGAAAAGATCAAACGGAGATTGCTTCTCTTGCCGACCGGCTACCGCCCGACATTACATTTTGGAGCGATTATCCTTCCGACATCCTTTCCGAAGCCCTCATACGGCGCATGGAAGATTCGGAGCTTTTGGCGCAGATTTTTATGTTCGGGTGGGCGGGAGCCGAACCGTCGGAGCTTTTAAATCAATGGGTGTCGGACAGAGGGCTCGGCAGCGTAAAAATTTTCGGATGGAATACGGACGACATAAACCTTGTGGCAAAGTCGGTTTCGGAAATACAAAAAAAAGCTCAAGGACGCCGGTATAAAATTCCTTTGTTCGTCGCTACCGACCAGGAAGGCGGCTGGATAAGACACGTAAAAGGCGCCACGGCGAATACTCCGGGCAACCTCGCAATAGGGGCGTCGGGATATCCGTTCGACGCATGGTACAGCGGATATTATATCAACAGGGAAATTCATGCGCTCGGAATAAACATGAACTTCGCTCCCTCGGTGGATCTATACACAAAGCATAATTCTACGATCATAGGTACGCGTTCTTTCGGCGAAGATCCGGACAATTCGGGCGTTCTGGGAGCGGCCTTTGCGGCCGGAAGTATGGCCGCAGGCGTTATTCCCACCGCAAAACATTTTCCGGGCCACGGAGCGACGGATGAGGATTCTCACTTGCACCTTCCGGCTATAGATATAGATTTTGAAACATGGTCTGAAAGGGAACTTGTTCCTTTCAAATACCTTATCGCCGAAAAAATTCCCGCCGTTATGTCCGGCCATTTAGGATTCCCCAGGATAACAAACAACGGGGAACCGGCGTCGCTTTCAAAAACTTTTTTGACGCAAATACTGCGCGAAAAGTTAGGCTACGAAGGACTTATAATTACGGACGACATGATGATGAACGGCGACACCATGTACGCAGGTTCGGTTTCAAACGCATTCAGAATGGCAATAGAAGCGGGAAACGACATCATAATATCGTCGACGACGGCTCATTTAAACGAAGGTCTTTGGACTTCAAATCTGGCAAGGATGAAAAGCGATCTTGCGTTCCGCGAAACGGTGACAAAGGCTGCAAGGCGCGTAATAAAAGTCAAACTCGACTATTTTAAAAACAAAAACGCAGCTCCTCTTTATCCGGATACGGCGGCCATTCCGAAAAGGATTCCGGATGAAGACGGCCGAAAATTCTTTTTGGAGCAGGCCTGCCGCTCGATAACGCCGTATAAGGCCGACGGGCTCCCGTTAAAACAAGAAGACGCAGGCCGCGTGCTTTTGGCGGGCGCTTTTCCGTCTTATTTTGCGGAAGGAAAAAAGCGTTTTCCCGATGCTGCGGAATTCCGTTTTAATTATGAAATAGGGCCGAACGAAACGCAATGGATGATAGACAATATTCTTTACACGGCGGCAGCTTTTGACACCGTTATTTTTTGCGTCCATAACGGGCGGACAAGGCAGATCGCCGAGCGTCTTAAAAGTCTAAAAGAGTCGGGTAAAAAAATAATAATTCTTTCAATTATGTCGCCTGAAAATGCCTTCAGCCTGACGTGGGCGGACGCAATTCTGATGGGTTACAGTTATTCGGAATATACTTCGGCAGCTCTTTTCGGCGCCCTCGCGGGGGAATTTTCTCCAAAGGGAGTACTTCCAGTCCTTAACGAATAA
- a CDS encoding tRNA-uridine aminocarboxypropyltransferase — protein MSKRCVKCFRPLGNCFCKYIFPFDPGIKFVFLMHPKEAKHQRTGTGRLSHLTLINSEILVGLDFTKNERLSELLCDKKFFPLLLYPGKDAWSSQKEGFVKTVDKKKLLVLVIDATWFCSRKIIEHSPNLMKIPRISFSGCYRSIFTFKREPRPEYISTIESCYYLIKELQPLELAARDADPEPLIGVFKRMINFQIESENARIEGKLPSTHAYDWKYKRKRDVLL, from the coding sequence ATGAGCAAGCGGTGCGTAAAATGTTTCCGTCCTTTGGGAAATTGCTTTTGCAAATACATATTCCCCTTTGATCCCGGAATAAAATTCGTATTTTTAATGCATCCCAAAGAAGCAAAACACCAAAGAACGGGCACCGGCCGCCTGTCTCATCTTACCCTAATAAATTCCGAAATTCTCGTAGGCCTTGATTTTACAAAAAACGAAAGGCTGTCCGAGCTTCTTTGCGACAAGAAATTTTTTCCGCTGCTCTTGTATCCGGGGAAAGACGCTTGGTCTTCACAAAAAGAAGGTTTTGTAAAGACCGTAGACAAAAAGAAACTCTTAGTCCTTGTGATAGACGCGACGTGGTTTTGTTCGCGTAAAATAATCGAGCACAGTCCAAATCTTATGAAAATTCCGCGCATCTCTTTTTCAGGTTGCTACCGGTCGATTTTTACATTTAAAAGAGAGCCCCGCCCGGAATATATTTCTACAATAGAATCCTGCTATTATTTGATAAAAGAATTGCAGCCCTTAGAACTTGCCGCCCGCGACGCCGATCCGGAGCCTCTCATAGGTGTTTTTAAGCGGATGATAAACTTTCAGATTGAATCCGAAAACGCCCGCATAGAAGGGAAACTTCCGAGCACGCACGCCTATGATTGGAAGTATAAGAGAAAAAGAGATGTTCTTTTATAA
- the trxA gene encoding thioredoxin produces MAMEITQQNFKSEVSESSVPVMIDFWASWCGPCRMMGPIVDEVAEELKGKVKVGKVNVDEQSGLAQEYGISSIPTFLVFKGGKKVAEIVGGRSKDDLKKFALDNA; encoded by the coding sequence ATGGCAATGGAAATAACACAGCAAAATTTTAAAAGCGAGGTAAGTGAATCTTCGGTTCCGGTTATGATCGACTTTTGGGCTTCATGGTGCGGGCCCTGCAGAATGATGGGGCCGATCGTAGATGAAGTTGCCGAAGAACTTAAAGGAAAGGTAAAAGTGGGAAAAGTCAACGTCGACGAGCAAAGCGGCCTTGCCCAGGAATACGGAATTTCAAGCATTCCCACATTTTTGGTTTTTAAAGGCGGAAAAAAGGTTGCCGAAATCGTCGGAGGCCGCAGCAAAGACGATCTTAAGAAATTTGCCTTGGACAATGCTTAA
- a CDS encoding integrase catalytic domain-containing protein, which yields MKTKQKLTEETAKRYCTASKKHKTKIIDEFIATTGYNRKYAIHILKNTAYIKITHFNNVEKKSVQVITKVRKKRRYEKYYCQNVQQEVIRLWILSMYLCAKRLVPFIRDNIDYFAQKAGYDEQLKLKLSAISSATVARILKPEIPKHSICGISTTRPAKNLNKLIPIRTYFNWDEKKPGFFEADTVAHCGMRSEGQYVCTLTLTDVHSGWTENRALLNKAQRWTKEAVADVKEKLPFKMKGIDSDNGGEFKNTQLLQWCQEHKVVFTRGREYKKNDNCFVEQKNDSVVRRIVGYYRFEGEETREVMAELYEYYNKLVNFFSPR from the coding sequence ATGAAAACGAAACAGAAATTAACCGAAGAAACGGCAAAACGCTACTGTACGGCAAGCAAAAAGCACAAGACGAAAATCATCGATGAGTTCATTGCAACCACCGGCTACAACCGAAAGTATGCCATCCACATTTTGAAAAACACGGCGTACATAAAAATAACACACTTTAACAACGTTGAAAAAAAGAGCGTGCAGGTCATTACGAAAGTACGCAAAAAGCGGCGCTATGAAAAATACTACTGTCAAAACGTACAACAGGAAGTTATTCGCCTGTGGATTTTATCGATGTATCTGTGTGCAAAACGCCTTGTTCCGTTCATCCGCGACAACATCGACTACTTTGCTCAAAAGGCAGGCTATGATGAACAACTCAAGCTTAAACTAAGCGCCATATCAAGCGCAACGGTCGCAAGGATTCTCAAGCCGGAAATCCCAAAACATTCAATCTGCGGTATTTCAACCACACGTCCTGCAAAAAATCTGAATAAGCTTATTCCCATACGCACCTATTTCAATTGGGACGAGAAAAAACCGGGTTTTTTTGAAGCCGACACGGTCGCTCATTGTGGTATGAGGAGCGAAGGTCAGTATGTTTGTACGCTCACACTCACCGACGTGCATTCAGGATGGACGGAAAACAGGGCTCTGTTGAACAAAGCCCAACGCTGGACAAAAGAAGCGGTCGCTGATGTAAAAGAAAAATTACCGTTTAAGATGAAAGGCATCGACAGTGATAACGGAGGTGAGTTCAAAAATACTCAGCTGTTGCAATGGTGCCAAGAGCATAAGGTTGTATTTACCAGAGGTAGAGAATACAAAAAGAATGACAATTGCTTTGTCGAGCAGAAAAATGACAGTGTGGTACGAAGAATTGTCGGCTATTACCGCTTTGAAGGAGAAGAAACTCGAGAAGTCATGGCAGAGCTGTATGAATACTATAACAAGCTCGTCAACTTTTTTTCCCCTCGATGA
- a CDS encoding MATE family efflux transporter: MTKDLTRGSPLSLILGFSIPALLGYLFQQFYNLVDTVIVGKFLGIDALAAVGSTGSVNFLIIGFVTGLCSGLSIPIAQKFGAKDYRTMRQFVANAGYLSVIFSFFMTAVTVIFCRPLLILMLTPHNILDRAANYILIIFYGIPFVFLYNIVSGIIRAMGDSKTPVYFLLFSSAINIGLDLFFICFLHTDVEGASLATVISQAAAGVACLFYMKKKFKILNMTKDDRRIRTHHFTTLCGTGVPMGLQYSITAVGTVVLQAAVNTLGSGAVAAITAGSRIGAFFCTPFDALGTTMATYAGQNTGAGKLDRLKTGMYSSNALGFAYSVLAFLVMLFFGKELTMLFLNKAKASILEQSQLFLIVNSASYILLTMVNVIRFTIQGMGFSKFAIYAGVLEMFARSFIGIVFVPIFGFAGACFASPAAWLFADFFLVPAFYVCLNKLRLWEEKHDVRRRKTPDPKASRK, translated from the coding sequence ATGACGAAGGATTTAACTCGGGGATCGCCTCTGTCTCTCATTCTGGGGTTTTCGATCCCCGCGCTTTTGGGTTATCTGTTTCAGCAATTCTATAACCTTGTGGACACCGTTATAGTAGGAAAATTCCTCGGTATAGACGCTCTTGCGGCTGTAGGTTCTACGGGTTCCGTAAATTTTTTGATAATAGGATTTGTCACGGGACTGTGCAGCGGCCTTTCGATTCCCATAGCGCAAAAATTCGGCGCGAAGGACTACAGAACCATGCGCCAGTTTGTCGCCAACGCAGGATATCTTTCCGTGATTTTTTCTTTTTTTATGACCGCCGTAACCGTCATATTTTGCCGCCCGCTTTTGATTTTAATGCTTACACCTCACAATATACTCGATCGGGCCGCAAACTATATCCTCATAATATTTTACGGAATTCCCTTCGTTTTTTTATACAATATAGTTTCCGGCATAATACGCGCAATGGGCGACAGCAAAACGCCTGTTTATTTTTTGCTTTTTTCATCCGCAATAAATATAGGATTGGATCTGTTTTTTATCTGTTTTCTTCACACCGATGTGGAAGGAGCTTCTCTTGCAACCGTTATTTCACAAGCGGCGGCAGGCGTTGCGTGCCTGTTTTACATGAAAAAGAAATTTAAGATATTGAACATGACAAAGGACGACAGGCGCATCCGGACGCATCATTTTACCACTCTGTGCGGAACGGGCGTTCCGATGGGGCTGCAATATTCCATTACGGCAGTCGGAACGGTAGTTCTGCAGGCGGCTGTAAACACTCTCGGTTCGGGAGCGGTGGCGGCGATCACGGCAGGCAGCAGGATAGGAGCGTTTTTTTGTACTCCGTTTGACGCACTGGGAACTACTATGGCGACTTATGCCGGGCAAAACACGGGCGCCGGAAAACTTGACAGGCTCAAGACTGGAATGTATTCGAGCAACGCTCTGGGCTTTGCATATTCCGTGCTGGCTTTCCTTGTCATGCTCTTTTTCGGTAAAGAGCTCACTATGTTATTTTTAAATAAAGCGAAGGCAAGCATACTTGAGCAGTCACAGCTTTTTTTGATAGTTAACAGCGCATCTTATATTTTACTTACAATGGTCAATGTAATCAGATTTACGATTCAAGGAATGGGTTTCAGCAAATTTGCGATTTATGCAGGCGTTCTTGAAATGTTCGCACGTTCTTTCATAGGCATTGTTTTTGTTCCGATTTTCGGATTCGCGGGCGCCTGCTTCGCTTCTCCTGCGGCATGGCTTTTTGCTGATTTTTTTCTTGTTCCCGCGTTTTATGTTTGCCTTAATAAGCTGAGACTTTGGGAAGAAAAACACGATGTCAGAAGAAGAAAAACGCCCGATCCAAAAGCAAGCCGTAAATAA